One region of Roseicitreum antarcticum genomic DNA includes:
- a CDS encoding M20 aminoacylase family protein, with product MPVKNRFAEMHPQITEWRRDLHQNPELNFDCHRTAGLVAERLRAFGCDEVVEGIAGTGVVGVIRGRGAASDRVIGLRADMDALPIMEATGLDYASQTPGKMHACGHDGHTAMLLGAAQYLAETRNFDGTAVVIFQPAEEGGGGAKVMCDAGLMARWNVQEVYGMHNWPGMPAGQFGIREGGFFAATDQFTVQVVGRGGHAAKPQETIDPTVVASHIVLALQSVASRNVDPTQQVVVSVTSFRTESDAYNVIPPRVELRGTVRTLDAGVRVQAQERVSALIDLTAKAYGAVAELEYELGYPVMVNAPDQTAFAADVARRVAGDCVEAPLVMGGEDFAYMLEERPGAYILVGNGPGASVHHPEYNFNDEIIPLGCSWWAGIIEDRMPLQS from the coding sequence ATGCCCGTGAAGAACCGATTTGCCGAGATGCACCCCCAGATCACCGAATGGCGCCGCGATCTGCACCAGAACCCGGAATTGAACTTTGACTGCCACCGCACCGCCGGGCTGGTGGCCGAGCGTCTGCGGGCTTTTGGCTGCGACGAGGTGGTCGAAGGGATCGCGGGCACCGGCGTTGTCGGCGTCATCCGGGGGCGCGGGGCGGCGTCAGATCGCGTGATCGGCCTGCGCGCCGATATGGACGCCCTGCCGATCATGGAGGCAACGGGGCTGGACTATGCCTCGCAAACGCCTGGAAAGATGCATGCCTGCGGCCATGATGGCCATACCGCCATGCTGCTGGGCGCGGCGCAATACCTGGCCGAGACGCGGAATTTCGACGGCACGGCGGTGGTGATCTTCCAGCCTGCCGAAGAGGGCGGCGGCGGCGCAAAGGTCATGTGCGACGCAGGCCTGATGGCGCGGTGGAACGTGCAGGAAGTGTACGGCATGCACAACTGGCCCGGCATGCCCGCAGGCCAGTTCGGCATCCGTGAGGGCGGGTTTTTCGCCGCCACCGACCAGTTCACCGTGCAGGTGGTGGGAAGGGGCGGCCATGCCGCCAAGCCGCAAGAAACCATCGACCCCACGGTGGTGGCCAGCCATATCGTGCTGGCGCTGCAATCGGTGGCCAGCCGCAATGTGGATCCGACGCAGCAGGTGGTGGTCTCGGTCACGTCCTTCCGCACCGAATCGGATGCCTATAACGTGATCCCGCCACGGGTCGAGCTGCGCGGGACCGTGCGCACGCTGGATGCGGGCGTGCGCGTACAGGCGCAAGAGCGTGTGAGCGCGCTGATCGACCTCACCGCGAAGGCATACGGCGCGGTGGCGGAACTGGAGTATGAACTGGGCTATCCGGTGATGGTGAACGCGCCCGATCAGACGGCATTCGCGGCGGACGTGGCGCGCCGCGTGGCGGGCGATTGTGTCGAGGCGCCGCTGGTCATGGGGGGTGAAGATTTCGCCTATATGCTGGAAGAGCGCCCTGGCGCGTATATCCTGGTCGGCAACGGCCCGGGCGCCTCGGTCCACCATCCGGAATACAATTTCAACGATGAGATCATTCCGTTGGGCTGTTCCTGGTGGGCCGGGATCATCGAGGACCGCATGCCCCTGCAATCCTGA
- a CDS encoding penicillin-binding protein 1A produces the protein MVRAILSFFGGIFSFIVIGIFFVALSIGGVFWMYGRDLPSHEQLATYAPPTISRVFSNEGRLIDEFAQERRLFASIDQIPDMVKYAFVSAEDRNFYTHQGFDPRAIAAAAYEAIASRGESVRGASTITQQVMKNFLLSGDRTGERKIKEIILATRVEGTLSKDQILELYMNEIFLGQNSYGVAAAAQTYFNKTLDELELEEAAFLAALPQAPSEYHPVRARDRVTARRNYVLDQMLQNGYVTQEAHDAARAEPLRTVQGGDIPAFRETLPPRDYFTDEIRRQLSGTFGEEEFFTGGLSVRATVDPALQVQAALALQGALERYDRAQGDWRGTGETLPAEVLGDDAEWRAALSGVNVARDVKLGGEWYPAVVLEVSADQARVGIEGVAAEVDAPHVIARSDINWLPGSVSDTLSVGDVVHVRRVTSDSDGAFQRWSLRQVPEVQGGFMAMDVNTGRVLAMQGGFSYQHSVFNRATQAQRQPGSAFKPFVYAAALDSGFTPATIVIDAPIEVNTPQGLWQPTNSSNQFYGPTPVRTGIEQSRNLMTVRMAQEIGMDVVGGYAERFGVYDQMQTFLANALGSQETTLFKMVAAYAMFANGGERVEPTMVDRVQDRYGRTVYRHDQRRCVECSEPNLVAGAAPWITSERSRVMNAVTAYQLTSMMEGVVQRGTARGINLPVPVAGKTGTTNDSRDVWFIGYTSNIVAGCYIGYDRPRSLGRGASGGGTCGPVFQQFMTEAIETYGGGRFAVPPGGYFIKIDRVSGARLPDDASGPNVVAEYFREGEEPVFGLAAMIDGGFGLGSNLPMFSPATGPASEVDGSTDQQPVEPSANFGTISSGGLY, from the coding sequence GTGGTTCGCGCGATTCTCTCATTCTTTGGCGGTATCTTCAGTTTCATCGTCATCGGGATCTTCTTTGTGGCGCTCAGCATCGGCGGGGTGTTCTGGATGTATGGGCGCGATCTGCCCAGCCATGAACAATTGGCCACCTATGCGCCGCCCACGATCAGCCGCGTCTTCTCGAACGAGGGGCGGTTGATCGACGAATTCGCGCAAGAGCGCCGTCTGTTTGCCAGCATCGATCAGATCCCCGACATGGTAAAGTATGCGTTCGTGTCGGCAGAAGATCGCAATTTCTATACCCACCAAGGGTTTGACCCGCGCGCCATCGCCGCCGCCGCGTATGAGGCCATCGCTTCGCGCGGGGAATCGGTGCGTGGTGCCTCGACCATCACGCAGCAGGTGATGAAGAACTTCTTGCTGTCGGGGGACCGCACGGGTGAGCGCAAGATCAAAGAGATCATTCTGGCCACGCGGGTCGAGGGGACGCTGTCCAAGGACCAGATCCTCGAACTCTACATGAACGAAATCTTTCTGGGGCAGAATTCCTACGGGGTGGCCGCCGCGGCGCAGACCTATTTCAACAAGACGCTGGATGAACTGGAACTCGAAGAGGCCGCGTTTCTGGCCGCGCTGCCGCAGGCCCCGTCGGAATACCATCCCGTGCGCGCGCGCGACCGGGTGACGGCACGGCGCAATTACGTCCTCGATCAGATGTTGCAGAACGGGTATGTCACCCAGGAAGCGCATGATGCCGCGCGCGCCGAGCCATTGCGCACCGTGCAGGGCGGCGATATTCCCGCCTTCCGCGAAACCCTGCCGCCGCGCGATTACTTCACCGATGAAATCCGCCGCCAGCTTTCGGGCACCTTTGGCGAGGAAGAATTCTTCACCGGCGGGTTGTCGGTGCGCGCGACGGTGGACCCCGCCCTTCAGGTGCAGGCCGCACTTGCGCTGCAAGGCGCGCTGGAACGCTATGACCGCGCGCAGGGCGACTGGCGTGGCACGGGTGAGACGCTGCCCGCCGAGGTGCTGGGCGATGACGCCGAATGGCGCGCGGCCCTGTCCGGGGTCAATGTCGCCCGTGACGTTAAACTGGGCGGGGAATGGTATCCTGCGGTGGTGCTGGAGGTCAGCGCGGATCAGGCGCGCGTCGGCATCGAAGGGGTTGCAGCCGAGGTGGACGCGCCGCATGTGATCGCGCGCAGTGACATCAACTGGCTGCCGGGTTCGGTGTCCGACACGCTGAGCGTGGGCGACGTGGTGCATGTGCGCCGCGTCACCTCGGACAGCGACGGGGCGTTCCAGCGCTGGTCATTGCGGCAGGTGCCCGAGGTGCAGGGCGGGTTCATGGCGATGGACGTGAACACCGGCCGCGTGCTGGCGATGCAGGGCGGGTTTTCCTACCAGCATTCGGTGTTCAACCGCGCCACGCAGGCACAGCGGCAACCGGGTTCGGCGTTCAAGCCTTTCGTCTATGCCGCGGCACTCGACAGCGGGTTCACCCCGGCCACCATCGTGATCGATGCCCCGATCGAGGTGAATACCCCGCAGGGTCTGTGGCAGCCCACCAATTCGTCAAACCAGTTCTATGGCCCCACCCCGGTACGCACGGGGATCGAACAATCGCGCAACCTGATGACCGTGCGCATGGCGCAGGAAATCGGCATGGATGTCGTGGGCGGCTATGCCGAACGCTTTGGCGTCTATGACCAGATGCAGACCTTCCTTGCCAATGCGTTGGGGTCGCAGGAAACCACGCTGTTCAAGATGGTCGCGGCCTATGCGATGTTCGCCAATGGCGGCGAGCGTGTGGAACCCACCATGGTGGACCGGGTGCAGGATCGCTATGGCCGCACGGTTTACCGTCATGACCAGCGCCGCTGTGTCGAATGTTCGGAGCCCAACCTCGTCGCCGGGGCCGCGCCATGGATCACGTCGGAACGCAGCCGGGTGATGAATGCGGTGACGGCGTATCAGTTGACCTCGATGATGGAGGGTGTTGTGCAGCGCGGCACGGCGCGCGGCATCAACCTGCCGGTGCCCGTGGCGGGCAAGACCGGCACCACCAACGATTCGCGCGATGTGTGGTTCATCGGCTATACGTCCAACATCGTCGCGGGCTGCTATATCGGCTATGACCGGCCGCGCAGCCTGGGGCGGGGCGCGTCAGGCGGTGGCACCTGTGGCCCGGTGTTCCAGCAATTCATGACCGAAGCGATCGAGACCTATGGTGGCGGACGCTTTGCCGTGCCGCCGGGGGGGTATTTCATCAAGATCGATCGCGTTTCGGGCGCGCGCCTGCCGGATGATGCAAGTGGCCCCAACGTCGTCGCCGAATACTTCCGCGAGGGCGAAGAGCCGGTCTTTGGGCTGGCCGCGATGATCGACGGTGGTTTCGGGCTGGGGTCGAACCTGCCGATGTTCTCGCCCGCGACGGGGCCCGCAAGCGAGGTCGATGGCTCTACCGATCAGCAACCCGTGGAGCCTTCGGCGAATTTCGGCACCATCAGTTCGGGCGGATTGTACTGA
- a CDS encoding heme lyase CcmF/NrfE family subunit has translation MIVELGHFALILAFAISLAQSVIPMVGAHKGWSDWMGLANPMATTQFILVAFSFAALTYAFVTSDFSVALVVDNSHTAKPLLYKISGVWGNHEGSLLLWVLILTLFGACAAWFGGNLPVSLQARVLAVQSSIAAAFMAFMLFTSNPFERLMFAPFDGTDLNPLLQDPGLAFHPPFLYLGYVGLSMSFSFAVAALIEGRVDAAWGRWVRPWTLAAWIFLTIGIALGSWWAYYELGWGGFWFWDPVENASLMPWLFAAALLHSAIVVEKRETLKSWTILLAILGFGFSLIGTFIVRSGLLTSVHAFANDPERGVFILMILAFFMGGSLFLFALRAGVMEAKGVFSTISRESALVMNNVLLAVSSFVVFVGTMWPLIAEMLFDRVLSVGPPFFDMAFTPFMVALAMILPVGALMPWKRGVLTRTMQPLLGVALFAIAMGALVWAMQTGQSALVPVGVVLGLWVVLGAGADLLTRTGRGPLAGRLRRLTRLPRADWGKATAHSGFGITVFAVAALTGWESEDIRVVQIDQPFTHNGYTMTLRDVQQLEGANYTSTMAFVDVEEDGRLVAQLTPEKRIYPVAGMPTTEAGIDYGFTRDVYLALGDPQQGGGWALRTYIKPFANWVWGGCIIMALGGFLSLSDRRYRVAAGAKKRASGPKGAVPAE, from the coding sequence ATGATAGTAGAACTCGGACATTTCGCGCTGATCTTGGCATTTGCGATTTCGCTGGCCCAGTCAGTCATTCCCATGGTCGGCGCCCACAAGGGATGGTCCGACTGGATGGGCCTTGCCAATCCGATGGCCACGACGCAGTTCATTCTGGTGGCCTTCAGCTTTGCCGCGCTGACCTATGCCTTCGTGACCTCGGATTTCTCGGTCGCGCTGGTGGTGGACAATTCGCATACCGCCAAGCCGCTGCTCTACAAGATTTCGGGCGTCTGGGGCAACCACGAGGGGTCGCTGCTGCTGTGGGTGCTGATCCTGACGCTGTTTGGCGCATGTGCCGCGTGGTTCGGGGGCAACCTGCCGGTCAGCCTTCAGGCCCGCGTGCTGGCGGTGCAATCGTCGATCGCGGCGGCGTTCATGGCCTTCATGCTTTTCACCTCGAACCCGTTTGAGCGGTTGATGTTCGCACCCTTTGACGGGACCGACCTGAACCCGTTGTTGCAAGACCCCGGGTTGGCCTTCCATCCGCCGTTCCTGTATCTGGGCTATGTCGGGCTGTCGATGTCGTTCAGCTTTGCCGTTGCCGCCCTGATCGAGGGGCGGGTGGACGCCGCATGGGGCCGCTGGGTGCGGCCCTGGACGCTGGCCGCCTGGATCTTCCTGACCATCGGCATCGCGCTGGGATCCTGGTGGGCGTATTACGAACTCGGCTGGGGCGGGTTCTGGTTCTGGGACCCGGTGGAGAACGCCAGCCTGATGCCGTGGCTCTTTGCGGCTGCCCTGTTGCACAGCGCCATCGTGGTGGAAAAGCGCGAGACGCTGAAAAGCTGGACGATCTTGCTGGCCATTCTGGGCTTTGGCTTCTCGCTGATCGGGACATTCATTGTCCGGTCGGGGCTGCTGACGTCGGTGCATGCATTCGCCAATGATCCAGAGCGCGGCGTGTTCATCTTGATGATCCTGGCGTTCTTCATGGGCGGATCGCTGTTCCTGTTCGCGTTGCGCGCGGGGGTGATGGAGGCGAAAGGCGTGTTTTCCACCATCTCGCGCGAATCTGCGCTGGTGATGAACAATGTCTTGCTGGCGGTATCGTCCTTCGTGGTTTTCGTTGGCACCATGTGGCCGCTGATTGCCGAGATGTTGTTTGACCGCGTGCTGTCGGTCGGCCCGCCGTTCTTCGACATGGCCTTCACGCCCTTCATGGTGGCGCTGGCGATGATCTTGCCCGTCGGCGCGCTGATGCCGTGGAAGCGCGGCGTGCTGACGCGTACCATGCAGCCCTTGTTGGGTGTGGCGCTCTTTGCCATTGCCATGGGCGCGCTGGTCTGGGCGATGCAGACGGGGCAGTCGGCGCTGGTCCCTGTGGGCGTGGTCCTGGGCCTGTGGGTCGTGCTGGGCGCGGGCGCGGACCTGCTGACCCGCACCGGGCGCGGGCCGCTGGCGGGGCGTCTGCGCCGCCTGACGCGGCTGCCGCGCGCCGATTGGGGCAAGGCCACGGCACATTCCGGCTTTGGCATCACCGTCTTTGCTGTCGCGGCGCTGACGGGGTGGGAATCCGAGGACATCCGCGTCGTGCAGATAGACCAGCCGTTCACCCATAACGGCTACACCATGACGCTGCGCGATGTGCAGCAGTTGGAGGGGGCGAATTACACCTCGACCATGGCGTTTGTGGATGTGGAAGAGGACGGGCGATTGGTGGCGCAACTGACGCCCGAAAAGCGCATCTACCCGGTGGCGGGCATGCCGACGACCGAGGCGGGCATCGATTACGGCTTCACCCGTGACGTGTATCTGGCGCTTGGCGATCCGCAACAGGGCGGCGGCTGGGCGTTGCGCACCTACATCAAGCCGTTTGCCAATTGGGTCTGGGGCGGCTGCATCATCATGGCGCTGGGCGGTTTCCTGAGCCTGAGCGACCGGCGCTACCGCGTCGCCGCCGGGGCAAAGAAGCGCGCGTCTGGGCCCAAGGGCGCGGTGCCGGCGGAATGA
- a CDS encoding N-acetylmuramoyl-L-alanine amidase family protein, producing MQRERSGQVQVQVQVRQQGAGRFELGHALRVALRLAVAHVRNVVRVCAHRGAPCGMSVGARVAPLRACATGCVLASALSMGAAQAQPLGGLARLDVAQSSLSDLPGGGVALDLTLSQPVPYRVRIFDNPPRLALDFDRVDWAASGDVSLLGQASSVTGLHSGVAPVAGDGVGDTARGGPGAGMSRLLITMAGPFGVQSAGMRVADGTGVARIALRLMPVDAARFAQSLSPPEGIAPSAVADVPARAAPLGQRPTVVVLDPGHGGFDPGAERNGVRESDLMLTFARELHDAFIRAGDYRVVLTRAADVFVSLDGRVRAARAAGADVFLSLHADALEEGVATGATVYTLSEDASDAATATLAARHDRADLLAGVDLRHSDDVIANVLMSLARVETAPRTDRLAGAIIGAIGQGGVRLHSHPRQSGAFSVLRAPDIPALLLELGFLSSPRDRANLTDPVWRARVAQAIVAGVGDWLVADIADAERVRR from the coding sequence ATGCAACGGGAACGATCGGGACAGGTGCAGGTGCAGGTGCAGGTGCGGCAGCAAGGGGCAGGGCGGTTTGAGTTGGGGCACGCGTTGCGCGTCGCGCTGCGTCTGGCGGTGGCGCATGTCCGGAATGTTGTGCGCGTCTGTGCGCATCGGGGTGCGCCGTGTGGTATGTCGGTCGGGGCGCGCGTGGCGCCGCTGCGGGCTTGCGCAACGGGGTGCGTGCTGGCGTCGGCACTTTCCATGGGCGCGGCGCAGGCGCAGCCTCTGGGCGGGCTGGCGCGGCTGGATGTGGCGCAATCGTCGCTGTCGGATTTGCCGGGCGGCGGTGTGGCGCTGGATCTGACGCTGTCGCAGCCCGTGCCATACCGCGTGCGGATCTTCGATAACCCGCCCCGGCTGGCTTTGGATTTCGACCGGGTGGACTGGGCGGCATCGGGGGATGTTTCGCTTTTGGGTCAGGCCAGTAGCGTGACCGGACTCCACAGCGGTGTGGCCCCTGTCGCGGGGGATGGGGTCGGCGATACTGCGCGCGGTGGACCCGGTGCAGGCATGTCACGGCTGCTGATCACCATGGCCGGGCCGTTTGGCGTGCAAAGCGCAGGCATGCGGGTGGCCGATGGCACAGGGGTGGCGCGTATCGCGCTGCGGCTGATGCCGGTGGATGCGGCGCGCTTTGCCCAAAGCCTCTCGCCGCCTGAGGGCATCGCCCCGTCGGCGGTCGCCGACGTCCCCGCGCGCGCCGCGCCCCTGGGCCAGCGCCCGACCGTGGTGGTGCTGGACCCCGGTCATGGCGGGTTCGACCCGGGGGCAGAGCGGAACGGCGTGCGCGAAAGTGATCTGATGCTGACCTTCGCGCGGGAGTTGCACGATGCCTTCATCCGCGCCGGCGATTACCGCGTGGTGCTGACGCGCGCGGCGGATGTCTTCGTCTCGCTCGACGGGCGGGTGCGCGCCGCGCGGGCGGCGGGGGCGGATGTGTTCTTGTCGCTGCATGCTGACGCGCTGGAAGAGGGGGTGGCCACGGGCGCCACGGTTTACACCTTGTCTGAAGACGCCTCGGACGCGGCCACCGCCACGCTGGCCGCACGCCATGACCGTGCCGACCTGCTGGCCGGGGTCGATCTGCGCCACAGCGACGATGTGATTGCCAATGTGTTGATGTCGCTGGCCCGGGTAGAGACCGCGCCGCGCACCGACCGGCTGGCGGGGGCGATTATCGGGGCGATCGGGCAGGGCGGTGTGCGGCTGCACAGCCATCCGCGCCAAAGCGGTGCCTTCTCGGTCCTGCGGGCGCCCGATATTCCGGCGCTGTTGCTGGAGCTGGGCTTTCTGTCCAGCCCGCGCGACCGTGCGAACCTGACCGACCCGGTCTGGCGCGCGCGCGTTGCGCAGGCGATCGTCGCGGGCGTCGGGGATTGGCTGGTGGCAGACATTGCCGATGCCGAACGGGTGCGCCGGTAG
- a CDS encoding cytochrome c-type biogenesis protein, whose translation MASALGVAAMAVMLLGTPALAVQPDEVLDDPVMEERARDISEGLRCMVCRNESIDESNADLARDMRLLVRERLTEGDSDAQVIEYIVARYGEYALLRPQTDGANLILWISGPVLFLLALGTAVIYLRRRATMPETASATLTDAERARLRELESE comes from the coding sequence ATGGCGTCAGCGCTTGGCGTGGCCGCGATGGCGGTGATGCTGCTGGGCACACCCGCGCTGGCCGTCCAGCCCGACGAGGTGTTGGACGACCCCGTGATGGAAGAACGCGCGCGCGACATCTCTGAAGGGTTGCGCTGCATGGTGTGTCGCAATGAAAGCATCGACGAATCCAATGCCGATCTGGCGCGCGACATGCGCCTTCTGGTGCGCGAACGCCTTACCGAGGGCGACAGCGACGCCCAGGTGATCGAATATATCGTTGCGCGCTACGGGGAATATGCGCTGCTGCGCCCGCAGACCGATGGCGCGAATCTGATCTTGTGGATCTCGGGTCCGGTCCTGTTCCTGTTGGCTTTGGGTACCGCGGTGATCTACCTGCGCCGCCGCGCCACCATGCCCGAAACCGCGTCGGCCACGCTGACCGATGCGGAACGCGCGCGCCTGCGGGAGTTGGAGAGCGAGTGA
- the prfB gene encoding peptide chain release factor 2, with protein MRAEMHTTVEAVRKSLALLAQRMDYETAPHRLEEFDALTENPDLWNDPAKAQKLMRERQMLSDAMTTYRSISTELQDNIDLIEMGDAEGDTDVVAEAEDALRALAKRAAEKELEALLDGEADSNDTFLEVNAGAGGTESCDWASMLARMYVRWAEKKGYKVEMMSESPGEEAGIRSVAYRISGTNAYGWLKSESGVHRLVRISPYDSAARRHTSFSSIWVYPVVDDNIEIEVNANDIRIDTYRSSGAGGQHVNTTDSAVRITHIPTGIVTTSSQKSQHQNRDIAMNALKSRLYELELRKRTEAIEAAHDAKGDAGWGNQIRSYVLHPYQMVKDLRTSHETSDTQGVLDGDLDRFMAATLAQDVAGKSRAEANAE; from the coding sequence ATGCGCGCAGAGATGCACACCACGGTCGAGGCCGTCCGCAAATCGCTGGCCCTGCTGGCGCAGCGGATGGATTATGAAACCGCGCCGCACCGGCTGGAAGAATTCGACGCGCTGACCGAAAATCCCGACCTTTGGAACGACCCCGCCAAGGCCCAAAAGCTGATGCGCGAACGCCAGATGCTATCTGACGCGATGACGACGTACCGCAGCATTTCGACCGAATTGCAGGACAATATCGACCTGATTGAAATGGGCGATGCCGAAGGCGACACCGATGTGGTGGCCGAGGCCGAAGACGCCCTGCGCGCGCTGGCCAAACGCGCCGCCGAGAAAGAGCTGGAGGCACTGCTGGACGGCGAGGCCGATAGCAATGACACCTTCCTTGAGGTCAACGCGGGTGCCGGCGGCACCGAGTCGTGCGATTGGGCATCCATGCTGGCGCGGATGTATGTCCGCTGGGCCGAAAAGAAGGGCTACAAGGTTGAAATGATGTCGGAAAGTCCCGGCGAAGAGGCAGGTATCCGGTCAGTTGCCTACCGCATTTCGGGCACCAATGCCTATGGATGGCTGAAGTCGGAATCCGGCGTGCACCGGCTGGTCCGTATCTCGCCCTACGACAGTGCGGCGCGGCGGCATACCTCGTTCAGCTCGATCTGGGTCTATCCGGTCGTGGATGACAATATCGAGATCGAGGTGAATGCCAACGACATCCGCATCGATACCTACCGGTCATCGGGTGCGGGCGGGCAGCACGTCAACACCACCGATTCGGCGGTGCGGATCACGCATATTCCGACCGGGATCGTCACGACCTCCAGCCAGAAATCCCAGCATCAGAACCGCGATATCGCGATGAATGCGCTGAAATCGCGGCTTTATGAGTTGGAGCTGCGCAAGCGGACCGAGGCGATCGAGGCCGCCCATGACGCCAAGGGCGACGCGGGCTGGGGCAACCAGATCCGGTCCTATGTGCTGCATCCCTACCAGATGGTGAAGGACCTGCGCACCAGCCATGAGACATCCGACACGCAGGGCGTGCTGGACGGCGATCTGGACCGCTTCATGGCCGCGACCCTGGCGCAGGATGTGGCAGGCAAATCGCGCGCCGAGGCGAATGCCGAGTAG
- a CDS encoding enoyl-CoA hydratase-related protein translates to MDYKTLTIETAEGLGVITLNRPEVMNALNAQMRAELLYALRDLGGRMRALVLTGAGRAFCSGQDLGDGSTSAADLDLERVLREEYEPLLHAIYDCPVPVVAAVNGTAAGAGVSLALATDVVIATESATFLQAFSRIGLMPDAGGTYWLPRQMGLARAMGAMLFADKITARQAADWGMIWQCVPDSGFDAMWRDRAEHLAKGPTRAYAAIRQALRASTAQTLEGQLTLEAQLQGNLGKTRDFREGVMAFMEKRDAAFEGR, encoded by the coding sequence ATGGACTACAAGACATTGACGATCGAGACTGCCGAGGGGCTGGGTGTCATCACCCTCAACCGTCCCGAGGTGATGAATGCGCTGAACGCGCAGATGCGGGCGGAACTGCTGTATGCGCTGCGCGATCTTGGCGGACGGATGCGTGCGCTGGTTCTGACCGGCGCGGGGCGGGCGTTTTGCTCGGGGCAGGATCTGGGCGACGGGAGCACCTCGGCCGCCGATCTGGATCTGGAGCGTGTCTTGCGCGAGGAATATGAGCCCCTGCTGCATGCGATTTATGATTGCCCGGTGCCGGTGGTGGCGGCGGTCAATGGCACGGCGGCGGGCGCGGGGGTCAGCCTGGCGCTGGCCACCGACGTGGTCATCGCGACCGAGAGCGCGACCTTCCTTCAGGCCTTCAGCCGCATCGGGCTGATGCCGGATGCGGGCGGTACATACTGGCTGCCGCGTCAGATGGGCCTTGCCCGCGCCATGGGGGCCATGCTGTTTGCCGACAAGATCACCGCCAGGCAGGCCGCCGACTGGGGCATGATCTGGCAATGCGTGCCCGATTCCGGTTTTGACGCCATGTGGCGCGACCGGGCGGAGCACCTGGCCAAGGGGCCCACGCGTGCCTATGCCGCGATCCGGCAGGCGCTGCGGGCCAGTACGGCGCAGACGCTGGAGGGGCAGTTGACCCTGGAGGCGCAGTTGCAGGGTAATCTGGGCAAGACCCGCGATTTCCGCGAAGGCGTGATGGCCTTCATGGAAAAGCGCGATGCGGCGTTCGAAGGGCGCTGA
- a CDS encoding tellurite resistance TerB family protein: MIDVLKGMFGAGRAASRDEVAPDVAVCAVLIEAARADGSYDDAERIAVGGLLADMFDLNPDAALALRAQGEVAQAEASDIVRFTRVTKSALSDEDRVALIEGLWQVVLVDHHRDPHESALMRHIAPLLAVSDHESAAARQRVLARAG, from the coding sequence ATGATTGATGTCCTCAAAGGCATGTTCGGCGCCGGGCGCGCGGCATCGCGTGATGAAGTCGCGCCCGATGTGGCGGTCTGCGCCGTCTTGATCGAGGCTGCGCGCGCCGATGGCAGTTATGACGACGCCGAACGGATCGCCGTGGGCGGCTTGCTGGCCGATATGTTCGACCTTAACCCCGATGCCGCCCTGGCTCTGCGCGCACAGGGTGAGGTCGCGCAGGCCGAGGCGTCCGACATCGTGCGGTTCACCCGAGTCACCAAATCCGCGCTGTCGGATGAAGACCGCGTGGCGCTGATCGAGGGGTTGTGGCAGGTCGTGCTGGTCGATCATCACCGTGACCCGCATGAAAGCGCGCTGATGCGCCATATCGCCCCGCTGCTGGCCGTCAGCGACCATGAAAGCGCGGCGGCGCGGCAACGGGTACTTGCCCGCGCTGGATGA
- a CDS encoding DsbA family protein produces MKEFNDHLLVVGGSFAAAALIMLAAGTALTPAPTPAVVEPAVIEAAGTNPAAPSSTEETAIAGLDRAAFGTEVRRYLLDNPEVIFEAVAEYERRTTAQQGEMDATLVEINYDAIFNDGHSWVGGNPDGDITLVEFMDYQCSFCRRAHPEVLQLLEQDGNIRFIVKEFPILGPQSEVASRFAIAVHQLGGDDAYQQAHDAMMELEGAVTNEALDEIAAGLNLDLDAVQARMNADEVTTIIEENRALAQRLQISGTPTFVLESELLRGFMPADAMQQVADDLRG; encoded by the coding sequence ATGAAAGAATTCAACGATCATCTTTTGGTTGTGGGGGGCAGCTTTGCTGCGGCGGCGCTGATCATGTTGGCCGCCGGGACGGCGCTGACCCCTGCACCGACGCCTGCCGTGGTCGAACCTGCCGTGATCGAGGCTGCTGGTACCAACCCGGCCGCGCCCTCCAGCACTGAGGAAACTGCCATCGCCGGGCTCGACCGCGCCGCTTTCGGGACCGAAGTACGCCGCTACCTGCTGGACAACCCCGAGGTTATCTTCGAGGCCGTCGCCGAATATGAACGCCGCACCACCGCCCAGCAGGGCGAGATGGACGCGACGCTGGTCGAAATCAACTATGACGCGATCTTCAACGACGGCCATTCCTGGGTCGGCGGCAACCCCGATGGCGACATCACCCTGGTCGAGTTCATGGACTACCAATGCAGCTTCTGCCGCCGCGCCCATCCTGAAGTGTTGCAGCTTCTGGAACAGGACGGCAATATCCGCTTCATCGTGAAGGAATTCCCGATCCTGGGGCCGCAATCCGAAGTCGCCTCGCGCTTTGCCATCGCGGTGCACCAGCTGGGCGGCGACGATGCCTACCAGCAAGCGCATGACGCGATGATGGAACTGGAAGGCGCCGTGACGAATGAGGCGCTGGACGAGATCGCGGCGGGCCTGAACCTTGACCTCGACGCGGTGCAGGCGCGGATGAATGCGGACGAAGTGACCACGATCATCGAAGAAAACCGCGCCCTCGCCCAACGCCTGCAAATCAGCGGCACGCCAACCTTCGTTCTGGAAAGCGAACTGCTGCGCGGCTTCATGCCTGCCGACGCAATGCAGCAGGTCGCCGACGACCTGCGCGGCTGA